One Castanea sativa cultivar Marrone di Chiusa Pesio chromosome 4, ASM4071231v1 DNA window includes the following coding sequences:
- the LOC142632242 gene encoding uncharacterized protein LOC142632242, translated as MKLITLARFTRVRPTLPEITGPLQFRCFQPDFVPRDPKAKPKRYKYPPFYDPYGPRSPPSDKIINLAERIAALPTEERRQIGPTLADRLRHPKLQPISVEGIDLGPQGGAAGSTKAEEKKVEKTAFDVKLEKFDASAKIKVIKEVRSFTSLGLKEAKELVEKVPVLVKQGVTKEEANEIVEKIKAAGGVAIME; from the coding sequence ATGAAGCTTATCACGCTTGCTAGATTCACTCGTGTCCGTCCCACTCTCCCTGAAATAACTGGCCCTTTGCAGTTTCGTTGCTTCCAGCCTGATTTTGTTCCTAGAGATCCCAAGGCCAAGCCAAAAAGGTACAAATATCCGCCATTCTATGATCCATATGGTCCGAGATCCCCACCATCTGATAAAATCATTAATCTTGCTGAACGAATTGCGGCACTACCCACTGAAGAACGCAGACAAATTGGTCCTACTCTCGCTGACAGGCTAAGGCATCCAAAGCTGCAGCCAATTTCTGTAGAAGGTATCGATCTGGGTCCACAGGGAGGGGCTGCTGGATCTACAAAGGCTGAGGAGAAGAAGGTAGAGAAAACAGCATTTGATGTGAAATTGGAGAAGTTTGATGCATCTGCGAAaatcaaggtgatcaaagaagTAAGATCTTTTACTAGTTTGGGGTTGAAAGAGGCTAAAGAACTGGTTGAGAAGGTTCCTGTTTTGGTTAAACAAGGGGTCACCAAGGAGGAGGCAAATGAAATAGTAGAGAAAATAAAGGCTGCTGGAGGAGTTGCGATTATGGAATAA
- the LOC142633158 gene encoding NADPH:adrenodoxin oxidoreductase, mitochondrial-like, with the protein MAIFQARTWLCRSFSTLSSHPLRVCVVGSGPAGFYTAEKMLKAHQEAEVDIIDRLPTPFGLVRSGVAPDHPETKIVINQFSRVARHDRCSFFGNVTLGSSVSLLELRELYHVVVLAYGAESDRELGIPGEDLVGIHSAREFVWWYNGHPDCKNLDPDLKNTDTAVILGQGNVALDIARILLRPATELATTDIASHALAALEESSVRKVYLVGRRGPVQAACTAKELREVLGIKDLCIHLQEADLLKTPKDEEEIKNNRIQRRVYELLSKAATTGPSHPRSGQRELHFVFFRKPDRFLESDEKRGHVSGMHFEKTVLKDVGDGKRIAVGTGKFEDLECRMVLKSIGYKSVPVDGLPFDHQKGVVPNIRGRVLHDTSGDPTLLEEGLYVCGWLKRGPTGIIATNLYCAEETVVSISEDLNLSASKASLPKPGREGLLHLLDNRKVKFVQFSAWEKIDSTETRLGSLKNKPRDKLTTWEELLKVARE; encoded by the exons ATGGCGATCTTCCAAGCAAGGACCTGGCTTTGCAGAAGTTTTTCAACCCTCTCTTCCCATCCATTGCGCGTTTGTGTTGTTGGAAGTGGACCCGCTGGATTCTACACCGCTGAAAAg ATGCTGAAGGCACATCAAGAAGCGGAAGTTGATATCATCGATAGATTGCCAACGCCATTTGGACTAGTACGGTCTGGTGTAGCACCTGATCATCCTGAAACAAAG ATTGTCATCAACCAGTTTTCTCGGGTTGCACGCCATGACCGGTGCTCATTTTTTGGAAATGTGACCCTTGGGTCTTCAGTTTCCCTTTTGGAGCTTCGTGAGTTGTACCATGTG GTTGTTCTTGCCTATGGTGCTGAAAGTGACAGAGAGCTTGGTATTCCAGGAGAA GATCTGGTTGGCATTCATTCAGCCAGAGAATTTGTTTGGTGGTATAATGGGCACCCAGATTGCAAAAACCTAGATCCCGACTTGAAGAACACTGATACAGCTGTCATTCTTGGCCAG GGTAATGTAGCTCTTGACATAGCACGTATCCTTTTACGACCAGCAACAGAATTGGCAACAACTGATATCGCAAGTCATGCTTTGGCTGCTTTAGAGGAGAGCTCTGTCAG GAAGGTGTATTTGGTTGGAAGGCGTGGACCAGTCCAAGCAGCTTGTACTGCCAAAGAGCTACGCGAAGTTCTTG GTATTAAAGATCTTTGTATTCATTTACAGGAGGCTGATCTTCTTAAAACCCCAAAAGATGAG GAAGAGATAAAGAACAATCGAATTCAAAGGAGGGTTTATGAGTTGCTCTCTAAGGCAGCCACCACAGGACCTTCCCATCCAAGATCTGGTCAACGTGAACTCCACTTTGTTTTCTTCCGGAAACCTGATAGGTTTCTAGAGTCGGATGAAAAAAGGGGCCATGTTTCTGGCATGCACTTTGAGAAGACAGTTCTTAAAG ATGTTGGTGATGGAAAACGTATTGCAGTTGGAACTGGAAAATTTGAAGACCTTGAATGCAG GATGGTGCTAAAGAGCATTGGTTACAAATCAGTTCCAGTTGATGGTTTACCCTTTGATCATCAGAAAG GTGTGGTTCCCAACATCAGAGGTCGAGTTCTACATGATACTTCAGGAGATCCAACTCTGCTTGAGGAGGGATTGTATGTATGTGGATGGTTGAAAAGAGGACCAACTGGGATAATTGCTACAAACCTCTATTGTGCCGAGGAAACT GTTGTGAGTATATCTGAAGATCTTAATCTATCGGCATCAAAAGCCAGCTTGCCCAAGCCAGGCAGAGAGGGTCTACTCCATTTATTAGATAACCGGAAAGTCAAATTCGTGCAGTTCAGTGCCTGGGAAAAGATAGACTCTACAGAAACTAGGCTTGGTAGTCTTAAAAACAAACCCAGGGATAAATTAACTACGTGGGAGGAGCTACTCAAAGTTGCCAGGGAATAA